From Quercus robur chromosome 8, dhQueRobu3.1, whole genome shotgun sequence:
ATTGATCAATGGGGTGGGTTTGCTGGGGTGGATCATTAAGGTGGATCGTTGGGGTGGATCGTTGCGGAGGGTTTGCAAGGTTTGCTGGGGTGGATCATTGGGGTGAATCGTTGAGGTGGATCGTTTGGGTGGATCGTTGGGGAAGGTTTGCTTGTTCAATTTGCTTGAGATtagtttttctgggtttgagatttttttttgtttaggttGGTTGTGTTGCATTTTTGGATTGATTGGTACTTTAGGGCTttgggatttgatgattttacTGGGATTTGAGAAAATAGTGGCCTtgagatttatgattttttttttgagctgaattttttgggtttttttgtgtgtttgtttccaaagaaaatttttgagtTTGCTAGTTTGTTTGCTAGGGAAGAACATAAGGTTCATGTTCTGGGGAAAGAAGAAAtgttcttacaaaaaaaaaaagtaaaatgaaaattaatttaattagattaatttttttttttgaattttctgatctagcttttttgttttaattttttattaatttaaatctgACGTGGCATTtagaaaatgtcaaataatttcttttaataatattttaatggcaaTGTCAGCACCGTGTCAGCAAGCAGGGTACTTCGTCTGTCACATAGGAATTTTCTGTTGGTGAGTTGATAgcaaggaccaaaatagaattgATTTACTGTTTTTAAGGACTGGAATAGTAGCAAAATCAAATTacggaccaaaatgaaaatcggcccaaaatgtatggaccaaaaatgtatttttgccGTTTgggaaataatgatttttttttcttttagtaatTATATGTTGgaaaaagtttggctacaaacttcaatatattttaaaaatctaatcgttgGATTGCATATTATATAAACtcttaacacacatgtcaaattttgtgtcaaccggatattatttactatatgatccataaacatattttttgtacataattttagactacaaaaacttataatttaaacaattaattgataacattactattgatctttaattttctaaaaattttgcaagtataaaagttataagaataaaatataaactaatggtagatttgtcaaaattcacatccaataaaatgatattgagtaaagttttAGTCTTAAGATACAACTAAGTTTATAGCCAAACttcttctaaaataaaataaatatataaaaaattgtagtcaaactttgtccttatatattatattgtactatcaatataaattttatattgctAGTATaatgtaaattaaaaattttccatttttttcccctccatcCCCTTGTCACATCATTTTTTCCGTTTCTTCTATCTCTCTCCCCTTCTTTGGCAAATAGACCATTCAATTTCTCCTTTCCTCGTTAATTTCTaacattctttctttctttctttttctcttcttttcttaccTCATATGGGAAGTGTTGAATACTTTAAACCAACCACCgtttcattgaaaaataaaaaaggacacTTCAAAGTTTATTTTTGGTCTAAGATATAATTTTACTATtgtttaatctaagtgtatatgtttaaccaaaataaaattctactttagcctaatttaagtgtatatgtgtgtgaaactctcccctgaagacttgaaccccgaccccTGTGAAGTAACCATTACACTAAGAGTGCACtatagacactcgattttgcatccataatttaatcttggaagatgGATAGaatgaccattcatatacccaaaaaatcatagttgcattacatgcattaattcatttattgtatatcataaaaatgatcttgagattctaaacatgcattaattcatttattgtatatcataaaaatgatcttgagattctaaagGTCGCGTCGGTATGTCCGATTTGAAAATTGGACCGTCAGAATGAAAGATATCATGAGATCAAGTTTTCACGGTTTACATGCATTGTATGGGGTGAAGCCGATCACGTGTGATtaaatgaaattaattttgattggttaatgattaaaattaattaaatgaatttatgtgattggtagagtatttttcttaaagtgGGATTTGTTGCATGGGATTAAAACAAATAAGCtgataatatttaaatactGTAGATAATTAGACTTTTAggataattatattcaaaataattattttaaaaatcctaattATCATTTTGGAATGAGGATTATCATGAAAATAACTCTTAAATTCGTCCAAATACAGTTTTAGAGTTGGAAAACACTTCAAAAACATGCTAATCAAGTagcaaatttcaaattcatgtTCCAAAGAAATTTTGGCATAGTATAACCCAATATTAGGACTAGGCTATTTCTAGCAAAGTTGTAAAGAATCGAATTTACCTTTAGAACATGGAggtatgttatgatcctagtgtccTATATCGATTAAGTATAAGCTTTGGACACCCTCCCCTTGCAAGATGattttcaagggtgagttctacccatgAGTTTGTAACAAATTTATACTTTCTCTATTAAGTCAACATTTTACTTGTACTGATCAAGAGAGGGTCTCACCAATGTAAACAAAGTAGATGGAGATATGACTAGCTGATCTAATATTGCAAATCACCAATCCAAAGAGTTTGGATATCCTCCATGGTTGTTGGCTAATGGTAGACATGAGACAACATCTTTGCATCAAGTTAAAAGAataacacaaaactaaatctataatataaataaaatgaggTTGATTTGAAAAGATGCGTGCACTCAAAAGTTGAGGGATTAAATTTTGTGAGCACTCAAAATTTAATCCCTAAAGTTAGAAGTGGGGCTACCTACAAAGCTCAATTAGTGGTTGACCTAATTGATTAGGGCTCCAGACTATGGAATAAAGGTTTACTTTCATACCTTTTTGAGACAACTACAGTGAAAAAAATTCTCAACATTCACCTTACTCAGTAATTTGACAATGATCAAGTTCTTTGGTGCTTGAATCCTTCTGGATAATTTTCAGTGAAATTGCCATATAACGCCATTAGAATTTCCACCTTAACATATCACCATCTAATGCAAAGTAGGGATTAGGAGTTATGGAAGATGAAAATACATGCTAGGCTCAAGAACCTAAATGTGGAAATTGGCTTAGGGAATTCCCCCTACAACTTCTTTACTAAACAAAAGCACCCTCCCATCAATTGATTGCCACTTATGTAGCAAGGCTCTAGAAATATTGGAGCACATATTTTTGCAGTGTGACTAGGTAACTCAAGTTTGGCTTTTGGCCCCATGACCTTTGAGGCTGAACACCTTAGATTCCATATCCATTGTAGATTGGATTAAGATGATTGTCAACCCAAAATCTACTATGGGCCTAGATTAACAAGACTTGAGTGGAAGAAATCAAAATAAACCTGGTTGAGCTTGCAAGACAAGTGAATAAATCCTTTAAAGAACATAAGCAAGTTTGGAAGATTCATAGTGGAAAATCTTTTAAGGATGCAACTTGGATTCCACCTCCATCAAATTGGACTAAACTAAATTTTGATACTACAAAAAGAGACGATAAAACCTATGTGGCAGTAGTGGGAAGAGACTAGGGAGGCAAGCTTGTAGCAGCGTAGGCAAAGCAACTGAGCCCATGCGGCCCCTTACTTGGTGAGGCAAAAGCAGCCTTGGTGGCCATTTAGAGAGCAACAACAACAGGTTGCAAGAATGTTGTCATTGAAAGAGATGCATGGAATGTAATTGAGCTCTAGAGAAATCAAGAGTCAATAATTATTAAGCCTATGGTGGAGgacattttgtatttttgttaaagcttttgataatgtttttttttttttttttttaaatttttagagaagGTAGTGTATCAGCTCATCTCTTAGCCAAATGGGCTGCCTTTTGAATTGGAATAGGCCAGTACACATTTCTAATCTATCACCTTTGATAATTTAGGCTTTCAATCGAGATGGCCCCAGGCCCAATCTAGATCGTAGCCCTTTATTTTGTAGTAAATAAAGtatttattcaacaaaaaagaaagaaagaaaagaagtcaTGAGATACAAGGAGAGTGTAGCCATTTGGtgtaaagagaagaaaatagtCACTTTGCGTAAAGTGAACATAGTCATTTTGCCGCAACCACAACTTTTAAGATCCAACTTTTATTCTATATAGAAATAGATTTTCACTACTTACTAATCTGTGCAATCAATGACTAATTTGACATAAAAATATTCGTATATGATACATGTGAGGGCCCGAGGACCGAGGAAAGGGTTGTTGAACTATAGAGTTGATATTGGGGCATTACATGTCTAAAGAGGGTGATTACCCGAGGATAAGAGGAAAAGAGGCAAAAGGTTTTTAGGAGCTTTAGGTGGGAAGGATTGGCTGAGGAAAGAGAATCATGAGGAGTAAGGGAAGTTTCCAGCAAGAAGTAGCATGTTGACTCCGCATTAAATGGTAGGCAATAGCTTTATTAGCTGCATTGGTAAGAAAGTGACCTGAACAGTGTAATTCACAACTAAATAACTCTTTCTACCACCTCCCTCAGATGTTTAAAAGGATAGGTGTACTAGGAGAAATTTGGTAGGTAAAAATGGGGGATCAGGATGTGAAGTGAAGGgagtatataagaaaaagatggttCTCAGAGAAAAGGAGGGCGAAGACacaaatattataaagaaaaaagtaacaataagaacattgagagaagagagtgaacaatGTATTTTTCTGTGTATCATTGGCCTCCTCAGGCAGTCTTGTATTTAGACATTTGCTCACATACTCTATAATATTAAGCCTTTCTTCCTTATTTCCATCCTCAGGCAAGGCCCTCTCTTGTTGTTTGATTCCCtctcttacaaatttattgATTTGGCCATAGTTGAACTGTACAAACCCATTGTTCTAAGTGAGCCTAGGCTGTTAAATTTTTTGGTCCCTACAatacatatttaatttattagtattaatatatataaggtgaaattatagaatttttaggggaaaaacatacttaatttaattagaactTGTGTATAAAATATTAACCCTAATTAGTAATTAGTTTAAACTAACATAATTTAccactaattatatttttaaaaacttaataaaaaattatatatgagaaggattatgtgaaaaaaaattaaaatttcaaaaaacttatatataattctttcatgagttttttttttttttttttttttttttttttttttttaagtctttcaatattattatataaattccaCTTACACTTAAAAGAAGCTCTTTGTTGTTTAGGTTTTATGACAACGAGCAATCATAATAAAGTAGAAGTCATAAGTTTCAAATCTTATCATGTGTGTGTAAAtgactttctattttttatgataatgaGCAATCATAATGAAGTAGAAGTCATAATAAATTAAGATTAAACCCAACACCAACACAatgtcctttttatttttttttttaaatgggttgAGGTTTGATTTGCTACATTTTAAATTCtcaatattaaatttatttacttttgaacAATAGTGTTAAATTTACTACTTTTAAAAGTaaagaatttaatttattacCTATTATAGGCTATATATCAAAATAGAAGGtataaaatatagtatatatttttaaaaagtaattaatttgtGGTGATAATGGTAAGAAAGGGAAAGGAAAAGAGTtgagggaaaaaggaaaaaggaaaaaaagtgaGGATAGATAAGGCAGGAGGCAATACAGGAAGTGAAAGATACGGAGCCGAGAGCAACGGTCCAGCAGCAAGAAAAGGGAACGCGCTAAGCCAGTCAACCCCAGGCCGAGCCGGTCACCAGTTGCTAGCGTTGAAACGTTGAAGAAAAACGAAAACAGCAGCATGAAAAACGCAAACTCAAAAGCTCACCATTTTGACCCATACGATTACGTTAGTAgactttcttcctttttctttttgtatcaAAAAACAAAGGGCAAAATcggaacaaaataaaaaacccaaatccagttttttttttttttttctgcttctGGTGACAGACAGACAAACAAGACAACcctattaattttaatttaatttaatataagcAGCTTTGAAGCTTCAACAATTGCTTCATTTCATTCTTCAATTTCAGCTCCCAACTTCCTCTTATCCTCCTATCCTGGTGAGTGctgactattttctctctttctctttgatttcaCGTTTATGTGctggtttttgtttggttgctcagaaaattattaaattttgacttttcttcttcttcttttttctttcttaaaaataatCGATGTAATTTAAAGCTCTACTTTCTGCAAATGTTTAAGATGATATCAGTaggttttattttctctctaattttgtTTCTACTGTATTTGGAGtttattattacttttcctGCGATTTCTCAGTTACCAAACAGAGGGCTAATACTTGTTCTCCTACTGATCTGTTGTACTGTGCCTGTTTCCTCTCTGATCTGCTactcttttattaaatttaaaaaaaaaaattggtaaattgttttttccattttaaaatttaaaaaactttttttttttttttttttgtgagctATATATAGTTGCTTGTAGATCTGTGATTGTGAgctatatttattatttgaatttgtGTGCTGTGCTACTTTGTTATTTTACTCACCGATCCATAGCATGATTTTATTGAACTAtgtgtttttgttgaaaataatatGTGTAATTTATTGAAATAGGGATGGATATTTTCTCTGGTACAAGAATCAATTTTAGAGGTTTGGATTTAGCTTAAAAAGAGTGCACtgaaaatatcaataaaaaataattgaatttatcTGAAGCTATAATATATTGGGAAAACAGTGGAAGATTGAGAATTAGTTGTTTCTCTTAGCCATTGGGCTTTACATCTTTGTGTAATTTTCCTACTTTTGTTATGGATAATATTTATATGCCCTCTTCACCAAAGAAAAATTGTATGTTTAGGGTTGGTGTCTTTTTGTGGATGTATGCATAGTgggttgtttcttttttatggtCAGAATTGTTTCTCTGATGCATGCACTATGCTGTGCCTTTTCTATTTGACTGTTTAAATGGATGGGATATtctgttttgaaaacttttctttggtttttcaTTAAGTTTGCtctttattttggccattttttgtAGATGTTGGTTAATGATATTATGTGGATGCTCATTTTCTGATGGATACATACAGGATAAGCGAAATTGATTGATGGGAACATCATCTGGTTCTAACATCCACCACCAGTCTTCATCGAAAATGCTACCTCCACGTCAGCAACCGCGACCTGGAGGAATACAAACCTCTCTGTCCCTCGTTTCATCAGATCCTCGCCTCTCCCCTGAGGAACCCAGATCAAATTCTGATCAAATTCGTGAGTCACCTACTGAGAGTGCCAGTTCTCGAGAAACTTGGCCTACTGCTGATGCCATTGTGACCAAGAAGATGATGGAGAATGGGAAAGCGGAGAATGATTGCCCTGAACAATCGGTTATTCGCCGTGTTTCTAGTGCAGATAAGATATCACTTCGGGACATaacaagagagagagttgaTATGATCTCTGAAAAGATGCATCGTTTACCTGATGAATTTCTAGAAGAGATGAAGAATGGACTCCGAGTTATTCTCGAAGGGAATGGTGGTTCACAGCAAAGAGAGGAATTTTCGATGCTGCAAAAGCTTGTGCAAAATAGAAGTGATTTAACTGCTAAGACTTTGATTAGAGCTCACAGAGTACAGCTTGAAATCCTTGTTGCTATTAATACTGGAATTCAGGCAttcttgcatcctagtatcaGTCTCTCACAGACTTCCCTCATTGAGATCTTTGTGTACAAGAGATGCAGAAACATAGCATGTCAAAACCAGCTTCCTGCCGAAGATTGTACCTGTGAAATATGCACCAATAGAAACGGTTTCTGCAATCTTTGCATGTGTGTAATCTGTAACAAGTTTGATTTTGAAGTAAATACCTGCCGTTGGATTGGGTGTGATTTGTGTTCACATTGGACTCATACGGATTGTGCTATTCGTGATGGACTCATTTGTATGGGACCTTCTGTCAAGAGTGGAGCTGGCCCACCTGAAATGGTTTTCAGGTGCCGAGCCTGCAATCGGACATCCGAGCTGCTTGGTTGGGTTAAAGATGTTTTCCAGCACTGTGCACCAGCCTGGGACCGAGAGGCTCTGACGAGGGAACTTGATTTTGTTAGTAGGATCTTTCATGGAAGTGATGACCCCCGAGGGAGGAAACTCTTTTGGAAATGTGaggatctcaaagaaaaaatgaagtcTCGTATGGTGGAGTCATCAATAGCTTGCAGAGCAATACTAATGTTTTTCCAAGGTACACAGTGTTAAGCATTCTAATTATCTTTACCACGGCGTGAGATTGTTCATTTAATGGAGTTATTTGGATGACCTGGTGAAATTATTCTCCCAAATCTGCATGCAAACTGTAATATGTGCTCATCCATTGACGGATCATTTCTCTGTAGGGATTTTCATTTCTGCTACCTTGTGTATAGTTTGTTTGTTATGTCCAATTGTCTAAAAACTATAGTAGTTACATCTTACATTTCTCACTCTATTTTGTATCTCAAACTCTTTAGAATTATTACTGCAAATGGAATGGTTTTTTGGCTTTGCTGAcattttgaaatgggtttttgttaaaattagaCACCATTATGTTGTGTTTTACTATGGGAATTTTCCATGCAATGAATTCATTGTTAAAGGGACAGTAAGACACATTTTGGGATTTTTATTGGACCTGATTTCTATCCGATTTCTGCATAACTAAAGCACGAATAGAAAGTATAAATGGTCTCAGGATGGTCAAAAGCCAGCTTTTTAATAGGTTTAGACTAGATCTGAAAGCTATAGAATATGAAATTGTAGGAAAATCCACTGCTTATGTGAATAGAATCAATGTGTAATTTCTGACTGGAAGTATGCCTTGTAAAAATCCTGTGCACGTATCTGcttgtctttggttttcttctgCACATTTGTTCTGGTTTTAAAagcctttgtttttttgttctggatttcttttcttatttattttgggggatgttttcattttattcaaattttcttttggggGGTGGTTCTGATATGCATGTCTTTATGAAGAGCTAGAGGTTGACTCTCCAAAGAGCTTGGAAAATGGGGAAGGTGGAAGGCTGATAGCCCCACAGGAAGCATGCAATCGAATTGCCGAAGTGGTGCATGAGGCCATAAGGAAGATGGAAATGGTGGCTGATGAGAAGATGAGGATGTACAAAAAGGCCCGCATGTCTCTTGATGCTTGTGACCGTGAGATTGAGGACAAGGCAAGGGAAGTAACAGAACTAAAGCtggaaatgcaaaaaaagaagCTGCAGGTAGACGAGCTGGAGAGAATTGTGAGGCTTAAACAGGCAGAAGCTGATATGTTCCAACTTAAGGCCAACGAGGCAAAACGAGAGGCTGATAGGCTTCAAAGGATTGCTCTGGCCAAGTCAGACAAATCAGAAGAAGAATATGCTAGCAGTTACCTGAAACAACGGTTAAATGAGGCTGAGGCTGAGAAGCAGTATCTGTTTGAGAAGATTAAGTTGCAGGAGAGTTCTCGTGCATCACAGAGCAGTGGTGGGTCTGACCCTTCACAGATGCTGATGTATTCTAAAATCCATGATCTGCTATACAATGTTCCTCCTAAGGCAGACTCCCAGTCAAATGAACACCACCCTTTCAGGACGAATCCCTGAGGAATGGTTCCTAGTGTATCACTTGTTAATGTTACAATATGATTAGTAGTCAAGTTGACCTTTCTGAACAAGTGCAGTTGAAttgctgtttggtttcatttgATCTTTGAACATTTTTATCGGTGTCTGTCTAAGGTGAAGCGTGTTAGTAAGAGATATTTGAAACTGAAAGTTGATTCTTCCATCGTTGTATTTACATAGATATGCTTTGATGACCAAATGATGGCTGCTGTATATATCTGCTGGCTGAATTAGTTTTTAGATATCCGACTTGGGAAAAAGAGGGAGAACTCTAGATGTATGCAACTATGCATAATGGGCTGCTTAATTTTTTCATGTGTTTTgtgacatttttatttatttaagttataGTTTTTTGGCCTCAAGGGTCGGATATTGAAACTATCGACCTCTGTTTGATGAtgaatttatgtcatttttatAACGTGTTACAGATCATGACTTGGACTACAATGACTTccatgagtttttattttaaagtaattGAAATTACTAGGTAAAAAGCTGACTTTTGAGGCATAGTGTCGAGGGCTCTTTTCTAGGTTGATAGATGCAGGCAGGTGATCTTGCCTGTTTTTTGTCCCCGAAGCATGGAATGGGACATCTAATTAAACAGGTTAGCAAACAAATGGTGTGCCATTTCTTTCATTGTTCATAAACAGGTTTTAATCTTCTGCTTTTTATTATGCTGGTCACCCTGTCCAGCAGGCTTGAAGGAATCTGAATTCCATTTGGAAATGTAATGGATGATTCAGTAATAGTGCTCTCAAGATTGAATGTCTTTTTGGAGATAATCTGGGCTAACTGAAGCTTCAGATAATTCATCatcatttgttaataaattaacaAAGTTTGAATACAAACTTGGTTGGAGATAACACATGTCTCTGTCATGTGCGATGCACATTTTAGGAACATTATTATCATTCCTAT
This genomic window contains:
- the LOC126695204 gene encoding OBERON-like protein, with product MGTSSGSNIHHQSSSKMLPPRQQPRPGGIQTSLSLVSSDPRLSPEEPRSNSDQIRESPTESASSRETWPTADAIVTKKMMENGKAENDCPEQSVIRRVSSADKISLRDITRERVDMISEKMHRLPDEFLEEMKNGLRVILEGNGGSQQREEFSMLQKLVQNRSDLTAKTLIRAHRVQLEILVAINTGIQAFLHPSISLSQTSLIEIFVYKRCRNIACQNQLPAEDCTCEICTNRNGFCNLCMCVICNKFDFEVNTCRWIGCDLCSHWTHTDCAIRDGLICMGPSVKSGAGPPEMVFRCRACNRTSELLGWVKDVFQHCAPAWDREALTRELDFVSRIFHGSDDPRGRKLFWKCEDLKEKMKSRMVESSIACRAILMFFQELEVDSPKSLENGEGGRLIAPQEACNRIAEVVHEAIRKMEMVADEKMRMYKKARMSLDACDREIEDKAREVTELKLEMQKKKLQVDELERIVRLKQAEADMFQLKANEAKREADRLQRIALAKSDKSEEEYASSYLKQRLNEAEAEKQYLFEKIKLQESSRASQSSGGSDPSQMLMYSKIHDLLYNVPPKADSQSNEHHPFRTNP